The genomic stretch CGTCGAGCCCTGCTTCTGCACGCCACGCATGGCCATGCACATGTGCTCCGCCTCGATCATGACTGCAACGCCGCGTGGGCGAAGCGTCTTTTCGATGGCAGCTGCAATCTGCGCCGTCAGGTTCTCCTGCGTCTGCAGGCGTCGGCCGAAGATGTCGACGACGCGAGCGATCTTCGAAAGCCCCAGGACGCGGCCATTCGGCAGATAGGCGACATGGGCCTTGCCGCTGATCGGCAACATGTGATGCTCGCAATGGGAGAAGAAGGGAATGTCGCGCACCAGCACCGCATCGCCATAGCCAGAGACTTCCTCGAAGGTGCGCCCGAGAACCTCCTCGGCGGAGAGAGAGTAGCCGGAGAAGAGTTCGCGATAGGCCGCGGCGACACGTTTGGGGGTATCCAGCAGGCCTTCCCGCTCCGGGTTTTCGCCAACCCAGCGGAGCAGCACGCGAACGGCCTCCTCTGCCTGTTCCTGCGTTGGGGCGCTATCGGTCTGGCCGGAGGCCGGGAAGTTCTTCACAACTGCATCCATTGCTGTCTCCCGGGAGCGTTCATCGAGCCCCCATGTCATCATCCGCCGCTGCGAGAGGCGGATGGTCGTTTCAAACCGGGTAATTGACGCCTTGGCGCTTCATTTACAAGATATTATGGTCTCATTTTCCAGCATTTGGCGAGAAAGGATCGCTTTCTTGATACCTGCCGGGGTCCGTCACATATAATGATGACGTTATAAATCTAACATCGGTGGAGCCGCGCGAGCCGGGCGTGCTCCAGGAAACGCAGCGGGATCGATCTGCAAATGGACGATATCTACAATAGCAAGATCCTCGAACTGGCAGGCAACATCCCGCGTGCCGGCCGGCTTGAGGATGCCGATGCGACGTCGGAGAAGCACTCGAAGCTCTGTGGTTCGCGCGTCCGCGTCTACCTGAAGCTGCGCGATGGCGTCGTCACCGACTTTGCCCACGAGATCCGTGCCTGCGCGCTTGGTCAGGCATCCTCGTCGGTGATGGGTAGCCACGTTGTTGGAGCCACGCCTGTCGAGATCCGTCAGGCGCGCGAAGACATGCTGGCCATGTTGAAGGCGGATGGCGAAGGACCATCGGGCCGGTTCGAAGACATGCGCTACCTCAGGCCCGTGAAGGACTACAAGGCGCGGCACGCCTCTACGATGCTGACGTTCGATGCTGTGGTCGACGCGCTAGACCAGATCGACGCCAGGACGCCTCAAACAGTGTCCGCGTGACATGTGCGACGGACCCGGCTGCACGCATTCTCCGCGAGTCGGGCGGTCCCGCAACTGGCAGGGTCCGTTTCGCAGGACCCCGGGCCGGCTGGCGGGAATGGGGCTCATCTGTCTTTATCAGCTGACGCTCTCTGGC from Pseudorhizobium banfieldiae encodes the following:
- the folE gene encoding GTP cyclohydrolase I FolE — its product is MDAVVKNFPASGQTDSAPTQEQAEEAVRVLLRWVGENPEREGLLDTPKRVAAAYRELFSGYSLSAEEVLGRTFEEVSGYGDAVLVRDIPFFSHCEHHMLPISGKAHVAYLPNGRVLGLSKIARVVDIFGRRLQTQENLTAQIAAAIEKTLRPRGVAVMIEAEHMCMAMRGVQKQGSTTLTTTFTGEYGDNAAEQARFLTLVRNR
- a CDS encoding iron-sulfur cluster assembly scaffold protein, which translates into the protein MDDIYNSKILELAGNIPRAGRLEDADATSEKHSKLCGSRVRVYLKLRDGVVTDFAHEIRACALGQASSSVMGSHVVGATPVEIRQAREDMLAMLKADGEGPSGRFEDMRYLRPVKDYKARHASTMLTFDAVVDALDQIDARTPQTVSA